A single genomic interval of Daucus carota subsp. sativus chromosome 1, DH1 v3.0, whole genome shotgun sequence harbors:
- the LOC108215398 gene encoding transcription factor UPBEAT1, producing MGGSPQPINLVSLSSTTRSQRIRRRRQIKTGKRPRRIAMKRGSRRRFGGLEGSRRPRNEVGRRVEVLKKLIPSSSDSMGLDGLFRETADYIVALEMRVKVMQIMVKALSTV from the coding sequence ATGGGAGGATCTCCACAACCTATTAATCTTGTTTCCCTCTCTAGTACTACTAGATCACAACGGATTAGAAGAAGAAGGCAGATAAAGACTGGGAAAAGACCGCGAAGAATCGCGATGAAGAGAGGAAGTAGAAGAAGGTTTGGTGGTTTAGAAGGTTCTAGAAGGCCAAGAAATGAAGTGGGGAGAAGGGTGGAGGTTCTGAAGAAGCTTATTCCAAGCAGCAGTGACAGCATGGGATTGGATGGGCTGTTTAGAGAGACAGCTGATTACATAGTGGCTTTGGAAATGAGGGTAAAAGTTATGCAGATTATGGTTAAGGCTTTGTCAACTGTATGA
- the LOC108215389 gene encoding receptor-like protein kinase ANXUR1: MHSNSGLVVFYVQLCIVFSIIHAQPGPGQKIFLSCGDQKGGNDADGRKWEPDAKYLVNSDKTVETKAETKDSSLPSDIPYMTARIFNAETSYKFSVNGSSRIFLRLHFYPSSYPNVNISNSYFSVNAGGVTLLNNFSAATTAMALSQAYIIKEYALAPSNKNDLSLTFKPSDKYSGTFAFLNGIEVIETPEMFDDNIEMVGVSGEDSGVMVSATTASMETMYRLNVGGQFVPPTNDSAGLMRSWYDDSAYIFGASSGVTNKANTTIKDSGLTGVLAPLDVYNTARSMGPDPNINKNYNLTWVFEVDANFTYLVRLHFCDYLYQKVNQRVFTIYINNQTAADTLDIIALAGGMDQPVKKDYVVNVNGKQDNKEIWVALHPNVNVKPEFYDAALNGLEIFKLGDAKSNLAGPNPEISDLMLKQMELNNKKFAPEKSYIGAIVGGAAGGAAAFGIAAAIIFIVNKRNKKQHGDSVSWLPLYGHSHTSATTVSGKSNGSTNISSDAAANCRFFSLAEILQATKNFDESHVIGVGGFGKVYRGVIDGDTKVAIKRSNPSSEQGVNEFQTEIEMLSKLRHRHLVSLIGFCEEGNEMALVYDYMGKGTLREHLYNKNKVTLTWKQRLEICIGAARGLHYLHTGAKYTIIHRDVKTTNILLDDKWVAKVSDFGLSKTGPNMNQSHVSTVVKGSFGYLDPEYFRRQQLTEKSDVYSFGVVLFEVLCARPALNPSLPKEQVSLADYAMHCQRKGTLDEIIDPQLKGKVNPECIKKFAELAEKCLADHGTDRPSMGDVLWNLESVLQLESDPTSVNHSPAPSGSIEYDNAEQINQAKLMAMHRNTLSLGSDHDENEQSEDKPDEIFSQIVNQKGR, encoded by the coding sequence ATGCATTCCAATTCCGGTCTTGTCGTTTTTTATGTACAACTATGTATTGTCTTTAGCATCATTCATGCACAACCTGGTCCGGGCCAAAAGATTTTTCTCAGCTGTGGAGATCAGAAGGGTGGCAATGATGCAGATGGCAGAAAATGGGAGCCTGATGCAAAGTATCTTGTGAATTCGGATAAAACGGTGGAAACCAAAGCCGAAACAAAGGATTCTTCACTCCCTTCTGATATTCCTTATATGACTGCTAGGATTTTTAATGCTGAGACATCTTATAAATTTTCTGTGAATGGGAGCAGTAGGATTTTCCTAAGGCTGCATTTCTATCCATCTTCGTATCCGAATGTTAATATTTCCAACTCTTATTTTTCGGTTAATGCTGGAGGAGTTACCCTGTTGAACAATTTTAGTGCTGCAACAACTGCTATGGCCTTATCACAGGCGTATATAATTAAGGAATATGCATTGGCCCCTTCCAATAAAAATGACTTGAGTCTCACCTTTAAGCCTTCTGATAAGTATAGTGGGACGTTTGCGTTTCTTAATGGAATTGAGGTCATTGAAACACCGGAGATGTTTGATGATAATATAGAAATGGTGGGAGTTTCTGGTGAAGATTCAGGGGTGATGGTGTCGGCCACGACAGCCAGCATGGAGACAATGTACAGACTGAATGTTGGTGGACAATTTGTTCCACCAACAAATGATTCAGCTGGTTTAATGAGGAGTTGGTATGATGATTCGGCTTATATATTTGGTGCCTCTAGCGGTGTCACCAACAAGGCCAATACCACAATCAAAGACAGCGGATTGACAGGCGTTTTAGCCCCTCTTGATGTGTACAACACTGCAAGATCTATGGGTCCGGATCCAAATAtcaacaaaaattataacttgACATGGGTTTTTGAGGTTGATGCCAATTTTACCTATTTGGTGAGGCTTCATTTTTGTGACTATCTATATCAGAAGGTGAATCAAAGGGTGTTTACGATTTATATCAATAACCAAACTGCAGCAGATACATTGGATATCATTGCACTGGCAGGCGGCATGGACCAGCCTGTGAAAAAGGATTATGTTGTAAATGTGAATGGTAAACAGGACAATAAAGAGATCTGGGTGGCACTTCATCCTAATGTGAATGTTAAGCCTGAGTTTTATGATGCAGCATTGAATGGATTGGAGATATTTAAGCTTGGTGATGCAAAGTCTAACTTGGCAGGACCCAACCCCGAAATATCAGATTTGATGCTTAAACAAATGGAGCTTAATAACAAGAAATTTGCTCCTGAAAAAAGCTACATAGGTGCAATTGTTGGTGGAGCTGCAGGTGGTGCTGCTGCTTTTGGCATTGCGGCTGCCATAATATTTATTGTCAACAAGAGGAACAAGAAACAACACGGGGATTCAGTATCTTGGCTGCCACTTTACGGACATTCTCATACTTCAGCTACTACAGTCTCTGGCAAGAGCAATGGCAGTACAAACATTTCATCTGATGCAGCAGCCAATTGCAGGTTTTTCTCTTTGGCTGAAATTTTGCAGGCAACCAAGAACTTCGATGAATCTCATGTTATTGGGGTTGGTGGATTCGGAAAGGTCTATAGAGGTGTTATTGATGGAGATACAAAGGTAGCTATTAAAAGATCAAACCCCTCTTCAGAACAAGGAGTTAATGAATTTCAGACCGAAATTGAGATGCTTTCGAAGCTCAGGCATAGGCATTTGGTGTCCCTTATTGGATTTTGTGAAGAGGGTAATGAGATGGCACTGGTTTATGACTACATGGGAAAAGGAACTCTAAGGGAGCATctttacaataaaaataaagttactCTAACTTGGAAGCAAAGGCTGGAAATCTGCATTGGTGCAGCAAGGGGATTGCATTATCTTCACACTGGGGCTAAGTACACAATTATTCATAGGGATGTCAAGACCACCAACATTCTTCTGGATGATAAATGGGTTGCAAAAGTATCTGATTTTGGGTTATCTAAAACAGGCCCTAACATGAATCAAAGCCATGTTAGCACTGTTGTAAAGGGTAGTTTCGGTTACTTGGATCCTGAGTATTTCAGGAGACAACAATTGACCGAAAAATCTGATGTTTACTCATTTGGGGTTGTTCTTTTTGAGGTTTTGTGTGCTAGACCTGCTCTCAATCCTAGCCTTCCCAAGGAACAGGTAAGCCTTGCTGATTATGCCATGCATTGCCAGAGAAAAGGGACACTGGATGAGATAATTGATCCCCAGCTCAAAGGAAAAGTAAATCCCGAGTGTATAAAGAAATTTGCTGAATTGGCTGAAAAGTGTTTAGCTGATCATGGAACAGATCGCCCCTCAATGGGAGATGTCCTTTGGAACCTTGAATCTGTGCTGCAACTTGAGTCGGATCCCACTAGTGTGAATCATTCTCCAGCACCAAGTGGAAGCATAGAGTATGATAATGCCGAACAGATTAATCAGGCCAAATTAATGGCTATGCACAGGAACACTTTAAGTCTTGGAAGCGACCACGATGAAAATGAACAATCAGAGGATAAGCCTGATGAGATCTTCTCACAGATTGTCAACCAGAAGGGAAGGTGA
- the LOC108195225 gene encoding peptidyl-prolyl cis-trans isomerase CYP21-4-like, with translation MAKIKPQALLQQSKKKKGPSQISASTIVLYGVVVILLVFFGLASYRHWIQRSRVIQKTREGLPIRKKLGAYDGSKKSEVPRYAIFNTSKGMITVELYKDGAPDVVNEFIDACHNGQFKGMQFHHVIKNFVIHGGDSKINGVTEDWTSKGRHYNQLDTSVKHDAFMMGTSKGKHGKEGFELVITTAPIPDLNEKLNVFGRVIRGEDVVQEIEEVDTDEHYRPKSSIGIIDVKLELKV, from the exons ATGGCTAAAATTAAACCTCAAGCTCTACTACAGCAAAGCAAGAAGAAGAAGGGGCCTAGTCAAATTAGTGCTAGTACAATTGTCTTGTATGGCGTTGTTGTCATTCTATTGGTTTTCTTCGGGTTAGCCTCGTACAGACATTGGATTCAAAG GTCCAGGGTGATTCAGAAGACAAGGGAAGGGTTACCAATACGTAAG AAATTAGGTGCATATGACGGTTCAAAGAAATCTGAAGTGCCCAGATATGCT ATCTTCAATACTTCTAAAGGCATGATAACGGTGGAACTTTACAAGGACGGTGCTCCTGACGTTGTTAATGAATTCATTGATGCATG TCATAATGGACAGTTCAAAGGGATGCAATTTCATCATGTGATTAAAAATTTTGTAATCCATGGAGGTGATTCAAAAATAAATGGCGTTACAGAAGATTGGACATCTAAAGGCAGACATTACAACCAACTGGATACAAG TGTGAAGCATGATGCATTTATGATGGGTACTTCTAAGGGAAAACATGGCAAGGAAGGTTTTGAGCTAGTTATAACTACTGCCCCAATTCCGGATCTGAACGAGAAGCTTAATGTGTTCGGTCGAGTAATCAGGGGTGAAGATGTTGTTCAG GAAATAGAAGAGGTTGACACAGATGAACATTATCGACCCAAATCTTCAATAGGAATCATTGATGTGAAACTGGAGCTGAAAGTTTAA
- the LOC108212258 gene encoding beta-carotene isomerase D27, chloroplastic isoform X1, with protein MALLHFPLSCSNRLLHPKLELLLYNQNHGFRVSCLSQSQTTQIKSKPVERLSTEYKPNVLDNLFLNSFRNKMVQECWQQEAGWDSGKPGYDGLIEVANRLMIGRSNSETTEAAVRILRSLFPPLLLELYKLLIAPIAGGKVAAVMVARVTALSCQWLMGPCTVNSVDLPDGSSLMSGVFVERCKYLEESKCVGICINTCKLPTQTFMKAGMGVPLLMEPNFSDYSCQFKFGVLPPLPEDDITLKEPCLEICPNSIRRKQVTDNMEASKCPKA; from the exons ATGGCTCTGCTTCATTTTCCTCTGTCTTGTTCAAATCGTCTTCTTCACCCAAAACTTGAGCTTCTTCTATACAATCAAAACCATggctttcgtgtttcgtgtctCTCTCAATCACAAACAACT CAGATAAAATCAAAACCAGTTGAAAGATTGAGCACAGAGTACAAACCCAATGTTTTGGACAACCTGTTCCTCAATTCGTTTCGAAATAAAATGGTCCAG GAATGTTGGCAACAGGAGGCTGGATGGGATTCGGGAAAGCCTGGATATGATggattaattgaagtagcaaaTCGTCTTATGATTGGTCGAAGCAACTCTGAAACAACAGAAGCAGCG GTACGGATACTAAGATCATTGTTTCCTCCGTTACTGTTAGAGCTTTACAAATTGCTAATTGCACCTATTGCTGGAGGGAAAGTAGCGGCAGTGATGGTTG CCAGGGTGACTGCATTATCTTGTCAATGGCTCATGGGCCCATGCACAGTTAATTCTGTTGATCTTCCTGATGGATCCTCATTAATGAGTGGG GTATTTGTTGAAAGATGCAAGTATTTAGAGGAAAGCAAATGTGTTGGTATATGCATTAACACATGCAAGCTTCCTACACAG ACTTTCATGAAGGCTGGCATGGGGGTTCCCTTATTAATGGAGCCAAACTTCAGCGATTATAGCTGTCAG TTTAAATTTGGAGTTCTGCCACCCTTACCGGAAGATGATATCACTCTCAAAGAACCTTGTTTGGAGATATGCCCAAATTCCATTAGAAGAAAACAAGTCACTGATAACATGGAAGCATCTAAATGTCCCAAGGCATAG
- the LOC108212258 gene encoding beta-carotene isomerase D27, chloroplastic isoform X2: MALLHFPLSCSNRLLHPKLELLLYNQNHGFRVSCLSQSQTTIKSKPVERLSTEYKPNVLDNLFLNSFRNKMVQECWQQEAGWDSGKPGYDGLIEVANRLMIGRSNSETTEAAVRILRSLFPPLLLELYKLLIAPIAGGKVAAVMVARVTALSCQWLMGPCTVNSVDLPDGSSLMSGVFVERCKYLEESKCVGICINTCKLPTQTFMKAGMGVPLLMEPNFSDYSCQFKFGVLPPLPEDDITLKEPCLEICPNSIRRKQVTDNMEASKCPKA, from the exons ATGGCTCTGCTTCATTTTCCTCTGTCTTGTTCAAATCGTCTTCTTCACCCAAAACTTGAGCTTCTTCTATACAATCAAAACCATggctttcgtgtttcgtgtctCTCTCAATCACAAACAACT ATAAAATCAAAACCAGTTGAAAGATTGAGCACAGAGTACAAACCCAATGTTTTGGACAACCTGTTCCTCAATTCGTTTCGAAATAAAATGGTCCAG GAATGTTGGCAACAGGAGGCTGGATGGGATTCGGGAAAGCCTGGATATGATggattaattgaagtagcaaaTCGTCTTATGATTGGTCGAAGCAACTCTGAAACAACAGAAGCAGCG GTACGGATACTAAGATCATTGTTTCCTCCGTTACTGTTAGAGCTTTACAAATTGCTAATTGCACCTATTGCTGGAGGGAAAGTAGCGGCAGTGATGGTTG CCAGGGTGACTGCATTATCTTGTCAATGGCTCATGGGCCCATGCACAGTTAATTCTGTTGATCTTCCTGATGGATCCTCATTAATGAGTGGG GTATTTGTTGAAAGATGCAAGTATTTAGAGGAAAGCAAATGTGTTGGTATATGCATTAACACATGCAAGCTTCCTACACAG ACTTTCATGAAGGCTGGCATGGGGGTTCCCTTATTAATGGAGCCAAACTTCAGCGATTATAGCTGTCAG TTTAAATTTGGAGTTCTGCCACCCTTACCGGAAGATGATATCACTCTCAAAGAACCTTGTTTGGAGATATGCCCAAATTCCATTAGAAGAAAACAAGTCACTGATAACATGGAAGCATCTAAATGTCCCAAGGCATAG
- the LOC108212258 gene encoding beta-carotene isomerase D27, chloroplastic isoform X4, which produces MALLHFPLSCSNRLLHPKLELLLYNQNHGFRVSCLSQSQTTIKSKPVERLSTEYKPNVLDNLFLNSFRNKMVQEAGWDSGKPGYDGLIEVANRLMIGRSNSETTEAAVRILRSLFPPLLLELYKLLIAPIAGGKVAAVMVARVTALSCQWLMGPCTVNSVDLPDGSSLMSGVFVERCKYLEESKCVGICINTCKLPTQTFMKAGMGVPLLMEPNFSDYSCQFKFGVLPPLPEDDITLKEPCLEICPNSIRRKQVTDNMEASKCPKA; this is translated from the exons ATGGCTCTGCTTCATTTTCCTCTGTCTTGTTCAAATCGTCTTCTTCACCCAAAACTTGAGCTTCTTCTATACAATCAAAACCATggctttcgtgtttcgtgtctCTCTCAATCACAAACAACT ATAAAATCAAAACCAGTTGAAAGATTGAGCACAGAGTACAAACCCAATGTTTTGGACAACCTGTTCCTCAATTCGTTTCGAAATAAAATGGTCCAG GAGGCTGGATGGGATTCGGGAAAGCCTGGATATGATggattaattgaagtagcaaaTCGTCTTATGATTGGTCGAAGCAACTCTGAAACAACAGAAGCAGCG GTACGGATACTAAGATCATTGTTTCCTCCGTTACTGTTAGAGCTTTACAAATTGCTAATTGCACCTATTGCTGGAGGGAAAGTAGCGGCAGTGATGGTTG CCAGGGTGACTGCATTATCTTGTCAATGGCTCATGGGCCCATGCACAGTTAATTCTGTTGATCTTCCTGATGGATCCTCATTAATGAGTGGG GTATTTGTTGAAAGATGCAAGTATTTAGAGGAAAGCAAATGTGTTGGTATATGCATTAACACATGCAAGCTTCCTACACAG ACTTTCATGAAGGCTGGCATGGGGGTTCCCTTATTAATGGAGCCAAACTTCAGCGATTATAGCTGTCAG TTTAAATTTGGAGTTCTGCCACCCTTACCGGAAGATGATATCACTCTCAAAGAACCTTGTTTGGAGATATGCCCAAATTCCATTAGAAGAAAACAAGTCACTGATAACATGGAAGCATCTAAATGTCCCAAGGCATAG
- the LOC108212258 gene encoding beta-carotene isomerase D27, chloroplastic isoform X3, whose product MALLHFPLSCSNRLLHPKLELLLYNQNHGFRVSCLSQSQTTQIKSKPVERLSTEYKPNVLDNLFLNSFRNKMVQEAGWDSGKPGYDGLIEVANRLMIGRSNSETTEAAVRILRSLFPPLLLELYKLLIAPIAGGKVAAVMVARVTALSCQWLMGPCTVNSVDLPDGSSLMSGVFVERCKYLEESKCVGICINTCKLPTQTFMKAGMGVPLLMEPNFSDYSCQFKFGVLPPLPEDDITLKEPCLEICPNSIRRKQVTDNMEASKCPKA is encoded by the exons ATGGCTCTGCTTCATTTTCCTCTGTCTTGTTCAAATCGTCTTCTTCACCCAAAACTTGAGCTTCTTCTATACAATCAAAACCATggctttcgtgtttcgtgtctCTCTCAATCACAAACAACT CAGATAAAATCAAAACCAGTTGAAAGATTGAGCACAGAGTACAAACCCAATGTTTTGGACAACCTGTTCCTCAATTCGTTTCGAAATAAAATGGTCCAG GAGGCTGGATGGGATTCGGGAAAGCCTGGATATGATggattaattgaagtagcaaaTCGTCTTATGATTGGTCGAAGCAACTCTGAAACAACAGAAGCAGCG GTACGGATACTAAGATCATTGTTTCCTCCGTTACTGTTAGAGCTTTACAAATTGCTAATTGCACCTATTGCTGGAGGGAAAGTAGCGGCAGTGATGGTTG CCAGGGTGACTGCATTATCTTGTCAATGGCTCATGGGCCCATGCACAGTTAATTCTGTTGATCTTCCTGATGGATCCTCATTAATGAGTGGG GTATTTGTTGAAAGATGCAAGTATTTAGAGGAAAGCAAATGTGTTGGTATATGCATTAACACATGCAAGCTTCCTACACAG ACTTTCATGAAGGCTGGCATGGGGGTTCCCTTATTAATGGAGCCAAACTTCAGCGATTATAGCTGTCAG TTTAAATTTGGAGTTCTGCCACCCTTACCGGAAGATGATATCACTCTCAAAGAACCTTGTTTGGAGATATGCCCAAATTCCATTAGAAGAAAACAAGTCACTGATAACATGGAAGCATCTAAATGTCCCAAGGCATAG
- the LOC108212279 gene encoding uncharacterized protein LOC108212279 — translation MASNIGQVVLVMSIASLLLALFPQAESTPVPEALAPVDSKTQMTRFINSAMILGMQKTREHLQGLETQVKHPATSKPTYDCLETCQDVYEAALDDMKNTIEDLESDNYYKVNMDLTSISANIDTCNVCYREMVGEDLEAKIFSDWATGMTNDCLDKLEAVTS, via the coding sequence ATGGCTTCCAACATTGGCCAGGTGGTCCTTGTCATGTCCATCGCCTCGCTCCTACTCGCCTTATTTCCTCAAGCAGAATCGACCCCCGTCCCTGAGGCACTTGCACCTGTTGATTCCAAGACCCAGATGACCCGATTCATCAATTCTGCCATGATTCTTGGAATGCAGAAAACTAGAGAACATCTTCAGGGCCTTGAGACGCAGGTGAAGCATCCAGCTACCTCAAAACCAACGTATGATTGCTTAGAGACATGCCAAGATGTGTACGAAGCTGCCCTTGATGACATGAAGAACACCATTGAAGACCTGGAATCAGATAACTATTACAAGGTCAATATGGATCTTACTTCAATCTCTGCAAATATCGACACCTGCAACGTATGTTACAGGGAGATGGTAGGAGAAGATCTTGAAGCTAAAATCTTCAGCGATTGGGCTACAGGGATGACTAATGATTGCCTTGACAAGCTTGAGGCTGTCACCTCTTGA
- the LOC108222471 gene encoding floral homeotic protein APETALA 1 codes for MGTGKKKIEIKRKEKQQDRMVAFSKRRKGLFKKAHQLHALSAAHIAILVFSPAGKPYVCGDPCFDDIVDKYYSGATANAAADDNDVVNCNNRSTYGDGNDADEDCKEIGELKLWLKRMDFDGSDNVDDLLLAKNDLEQVRDKLIKNVADYGE; via the coding sequence ATGGGTACAGGAAAGAAGAAGATAGAGATCAAGAGAAAGGAGAAGCAACAGGACAGAATGGTTGCTTTCTCAAAGAGACGCAAAGGCCTCTTCAAGAAAGCTCATCAGCTTCATGCTCTCTCCGCTGCTCACATCGCGATTCTCGTCTTCTCTCCAGCAGGAAAACCTTATGTCTGCGGAGATCCTTGTTTTGATGACATTGTTGACAAGTACTACTCTGGTGCAACTGCTAATGCTGCTGCTGATGATAATgatgttgtaaattgtaataatAGGAGTACTTATGGTGATGGTAATGATGCAGATGAAGATTGTAAAGAGATTGGAGAGTTGAAGTTGTGGTTAAAGAGGATGGATTTTGATGGTTCTGATAATGTGGATGATCTTCTTTTAGCTAAGAATGATTTGGAGCAGGTTAGAGACAAGTTGATCAAAAATGTTGCTGATTATGGTGAATAA
- the LOC108205334 gene encoding uncharacterized protein LOC108205334: MDEYGSTRLDGITNAVRRKRSQTSRRPKPESLSSLSSTPPSEDIAKASSDENTGYDGSSKRKTFNLNQCISRSSASRVDGETAFQKMEGESGILYGSGGLEDDNVTGQGPNEGVNFSSKQPDVVVHEPKFKKVKLKVGGVTRTIQTSQATSESGSSTKSVRLPEAPRPLQKQSLQDDLDDDNFPTSGKPSGLRGIPWKDFSRVGFTLKKDDHSTGTNKEQRVKSDLQKSKRESKKRDISGMFNDDDDDEDDEIRYLEKLKTSRVSGGLKDVGKESSSKHKSLSRVSKGARYESLKDFGHSKSGKDGKKNRSDGLSDDTDYEEELLSDSELEGRELEGRKKKIPRKDSPDLPTESKREFALTTRQRARLSGKDSSSLSASNSIEFPNGLPPPPPRKQKEKLTEVEQQLKKAEAAERRRMHNEKAARESEAEAIRKILGQDSSRKKREDKIKKRQEELAQERAANSQTLPPNTVRCVIGPTGTRVIFSEDIGLPHIFDPKPCSYPPPREKCAGPSCDKPYKYRDSKSRVPLCSLQCYKAVHDNLQAETAC, encoded by the exons ATGGATGAATATGGTAGTACACGGCTCGATGGTATTACAAACGCAGTGAGAAGAAAGAGAAGCCAAACTTCTCGTCGACCTAAACCAGAATcactgtcatccttatcctctACACCTCCCTCGGAGGATATAGCCAAGGCCTccagtgatgagaatactggtTATGATGGCAGTTCCAAGAGGAAAACTTTTAACCTTAATCAGTGTATTTCTAGGTCCTCAGCGTCGAGAGTAGATGGTGAAACTGCATTTCAGAAGATGGAGGGAGAATCAGGCATCTTATATGGAAGTGGAGGTTTGGAGGATGATAATGTTACCGGGCAAGGACCGAATGAAGGTGTTAATTTCTCAAGTAAGCAGCCAGATGTGGTTGTACATGAACCCAAGTTCAAAAAAGTTAAGCTTAAGGTTGGTGGCGTCACTCGTACCATTCAGACTTCTCAAGCTACATCAGAAAGTGGATCTTCTACAAAGAGTGTACGACTTCCAGAAGCTCCCCGGCCACTGCAGAAACAGAGTCTTCAG GATGATTTGGATGACGACAATTTTCCTACTTCAGGTAAGCCGTCTGGCTTGCGAGGAATTCCGTGGAAGGATTTCTCAAGAGTTGGATTTACTCTTAAAAAGGATGACCATTCTACTGGAACAAACAAAGAACAAAGAGTGAAGTCTGATCTACAAAAGAGCAAGAGAGAGTCAAAGAAACGTGATATAAGTGGAATgtttaatgatgatgatgatgatgaagatgatgagatCCGATACTTGGAGAAGCTTAAAACTTCTAGAGTTTCAGGGGGACTGAAAGATGTGGGGAAAGAATCGAGCTCAAAACATAAAAGTCTATCAAGGGTTTCAAAAGGTGCAAGGTATGAAAGTTTGAAAGATTTTGGCCATTCAAAATCGGGTAAAGATGGGAAGAAGAATAGATCAGATGGACTGTCGGATGATACAGATTATGAGGAAGAACTATTATCTGATAGTGAGCTTGAGGGTAGGGAGCTTGAAGGTAGAAAGAAGAAGATCCCAAGGAAAGATTCCCCTGATTTGCCAACAGAAAGTAAGAGGGAATTTGCTCTTACAACGCGTCAACGAGCCCGTCTCAGTGGGAAGGACTCATCTTCTCTGTCTGCATCAAATTCAATTGAGTTCCCAAACGGTTTACCGCCGCCGCCACCCCGAA aACAAAAGGAGAAGCTCACAGAAGTGGAACAGCAATTGAAGAAAGCGGAAGCTGCTGAGAGACGTAGAATGCATAATGAGAAGGCTGCCCGGGAGTCAGAG GCTGAGGCGATCAGGAAAATACTTGGTCAAGATTCTAGTCGGAAGAAGCGAGAGGATAAGATAAAGAAGCGCCAGGAAGAATTGGCTCAG GAAAGGGCTGCAAATTCACAGACTCTTCCTCCAAACACTGTTAGATGCGTCATTGGTCCAACTGGAACAAGAGTGATATTCTCAGAGGATATTGGTTTGCCTCATATATTTGACCCCAAACCGTGCAG TTACCCCCCTCCGCGGGAAAAATGTGCTGGTCCGTCTTGTGATAAGCCATACAAGTATCGAGATTCCAAATCACGGGTTCCTCTCTGCAGTCTCCAGTGCTACAAGGCAGTTCATGATAATTTGCAAGCCGAAACTGCTTGCTAA
- the LOC108205058 gene encoding ATP-dependent Clp protease proteolytic subunit 5, chloroplastic, with protein sequence MAHSTTCLLNNSILFNSPNPKNPCSSSLFQFNPLRIWKNDKKKVGASSVKAVYSGGFRAPERSSLPGPGVWSIRDDLQVPSSPYFPAYAQAQGPPPMMQERFQSVISQLFQHRIIRCGGAVDDDMANIIVAQLLYLDAVDPNKDIVMYVNSPGGSVTAGMAIFDTMRHIRPDVSTVCVGLAASMGAFLLSAGTKGKRYSLPNSRIMIHQPLGGAQGGQTDIDIQANEMLHHKANLNGYLSYHTGQSLEKINQDTDRDFFMSAKEAKEYGLIDGVIMNPLKALQPLAATASP encoded by the exons ATGGCACATTCAACCACTTGCTTGTTAAATAACTCTATCCTCTTCAATTCGCCAAACCCAAAAAACCCTTGTTCCAGTTCTCTATTTCAGTTCAACCCTCTTCGTATTTG gaaaaatgataaaaagaaaGTTGGAGCGTCTTCTGTGAAAGCTGTGTACTCTGGTGGTTTTAGGGCACCCGAGAGGAGTTCATTGCCAGGGCCAGGGGTTTGGTCTATCAG GGATGATCTGCAAGTTCCATCGTCACCGTATTTTCCAGCTTATGCACAAGCACAAGGTCCCCCTCCAATGATGCAAGAGCGTTTCCAGAGTGTCATTAGTCAACTTTTTCAACAC AGAATTATACGATGTGGTGGAGCTGTTGACGATGATATGGCAAACATAATTGTTGCCCAGCTTCTCTATCTCGATGCTGTTGATCCTAATAAG GATATTGTCATGTATGTGAACTCCCCAGGAGGGTCAGTGACTGCTG GTATGGCCATATTTGACACTATGAGGCATATTCGACCTGATGTTTCCACTGTGTGTGTTGGTCTGGCAGCTAG TATGGGAGCTTTCCTGCTCAGCGCTGGAACCAAAG GTAAAAGATACAGCTTGCCAAACTCAAGGATTATGATACATCAGCCTCTTGGTGGAGCACAAGGTGGACAAACTGATATTGATATTCAG GCCAATGAAATGCTGCATCACAAAGCAAATCTTAATGGTTATCTGTCCTACCACACTGGCCAAAGCCTGGAGAAAATAAACCAGGATACCGACCGTGATTTTTTTATGAGTGCCAAAGAAGCCAAAGAATATGGTCTTATTGATGGTGTTATCATGAATCCACTTAAAGCTTTGCAGCCTCTGGCAGCTACTGCAAGTCCCTAG